From a region of the Sinorhizobium sp. B11 genome:
- a CDS encoding ROK family protein, with protein sequence MTRQSGKQQIAMGKNPERSRDHNRRVVLDVVRMHGSLGRMHIAKLTHLTAQAVANIVDELVDEQLLMEIGRLRSGRGQPPIQFAVNPDGAVTIGVEIAADHIVTTVLDLSGKVRSETIMPVVNTNPEHIVPLFAGEVKKVRKRFPSKLLGIGVVMPGPFEIEGMSSVGPTTLPGWSSINPAAVLSEASGETVIVENDANAAAVGERLFGAGRAISNFCMIYFGVGVGLGLIHDGAPFRGAFGNAGEIGHVVVAPRGKPCPCGQRGCLERYASLHALKEKLAEAGYENTDFAAIEVLHREGNPVVKEWVAETADYLSPMVAMLENVLDPETVILGGALPDAIIDDIVAAMQTLPVSVASRRTRALPRVIRGQTGQLTAALGAAALPLFEAVTPKLDISPTAADNAA encoded by the coding sequence ATGACACGGCAATCCGGCAAGCAGCAGATCGCGATGGGCAAGAACCCCGAGCGCAGCCGCGACCACAATCGTCGTGTCGTGCTCGATGTCGTGCGCATGCATGGATCGCTCGGCCGCATGCATATCGCCAAGCTGACACACCTGACCGCGCAGGCCGTCGCCAACATCGTTGACGAACTCGTCGACGAACAGCTGCTGATGGAGATTGGCCGGCTGCGCTCCGGCCGCGGCCAGCCACCGATCCAGTTTGCCGTCAACCCTGACGGAGCGGTGACGATCGGCGTCGAAATCGCTGCCGACCATATTGTGACGACGGTGCTCGATCTCTCGGGAAAAGTCCGTTCCGAAACGATCATGCCGGTTGTGAATACCAACCCGGAACATATCGTTCCGCTTTTCGCGGGTGAAGTGAAGAAGGTGCGCAAGCGTTTCCCGTCGAAGCTTCTCGGCATCGGCGTGGTCATGCCCGGCCCTTTCGAAATCGAAGGCATGAGCTCGGTCGGCCCCACTACCCTGCCCGGCTGGAGCAGCATCAATCCGGCCGCGGTTCTGAGCGAAGCCAGCGGCGAGACCGTCATCGTCGAAAACGACGCGAATGCGGCGGCCGTCGGTGAAAGGCTGTTCGGTGCGGGCCGCGCTATCTCCAATTTCTGCATGATCTATTTCGGCGTCGGCGTCGGTCTCGGCCTCATCCACGACGGCGCGCCCTTCCGTGGAGCCTTCGGCAATGCCGGCGAAATCGGCCACGTCGTTGTCGCTCCGCGCGGCAAGCCCTGCCCTTGCGGCCAGCGCGGCTGCCTGGAGCGCTATGCCTCGCTGCATGCACTGAAGGAGAAGCTCGCAGAGGCCGGCTATGAGAATACCGATTTTGCGGCCATCGAAGTGCTGCACCGGGAGGGTAATCCCGTCGTGAAGGAGTGGGTCGCAGAGACTGCGGACTATCTTTCGCCGATGGTGGCAATGCTGGAAAACGTTCTCGACCCGGAGACCGTCATCCTCGGCGGCGCCCTGCCCGACGCCATTATCGATGATATCGTCGCGGCCATGCAGACGCTTCCAGTCTCGGTCGCCAGCCGGCGGACGCGCGCGCTGCCGCGCGTCATTCGCGGCCAGACCGGCCAGTTGACGGCCGCACTCGGTGCCGCTGCCCTGCCGCTCTTCGAAGCCGTCACCCCCAAACTCGACATATCACCGACCGCCGCCGATAACGCAGCTTGA
- a CDS encoding extracellular solute-binding protein codes for MRRGILLAGLFAGISMVAVNSAQAVEIEYWQYVYDTRVKAMDQLIANFEKANPDITVKQTTFPYADYQTRVVAANLAGNGPDVMQLFYGWLDQFIAGGLLQPLPTDAFPHDQIEKDFFPIVTAMKRGDDYYGLPTAVRSLALFYNKKLFQEAGLDPNKPPQTVDEFVAAAEKTVKRDAAGNIAVEGTTLDMGGQDHQWWREVLIRQFGGEPYTADYSKVTYNSDAGIKALKFYTSLQTEKKVGQTGFMDEGQAAFRGGKAAMTIDGTFRLGSFGSIKDFEWGVTELPANADGVRSNYASYFANGIGAKVSGEKLEASKKFLAYVTSPEAMKIWLGTVGELPARREAALTDENLKNPIYAPFLKALAYSHTSLFVDEAGQRQNAIDMVNRVLLEGQSPEDSLAQAATAEQEIIDNAKSK; via the coding sequence ATGCGTCGCGGAATCTTATTGGCTGGCCTGTTTGCCGGCATCAGCATGGTTGCGGTCAACAGCGCCCAGGCGGTCGAAATCGAATATTGGCAGTATGTCTATGATACGCGCGTCAAGGCGATGGACCAGCTGATCGCCAATTTCGAAAAGGCCAATCCCGACATCACCGTCAAGCAGACGACCTTCCCCTATGCCGATTACCAGACACGCGTCGTTGCCGCCAATCTCGCCGGTAACGGCCCTGACGTGATGCAGCTCTTCTATGGCTGGCTCGACCAGTTCATCGCCGGCGGCCTGCTGCAGCCGCTGCCGACAGACGCTTTCCCGCATGACCAGATCGAGAAGGATTTCTTCCCGATCGTGACGGCGATGAAGCGTGGCGACGATTATTACGGCCTGCCGACCGCCGTACGCTCGCTGGCGCTCTTCTACAACAAGAAGCTCTTCCAGGAAGCAGGCCTAGACCCGAACAAGCCGCCGCAGACGGTCGATGAATTCGTCGCCGCCGCCGAAAAGACCGTCAAGCGCGACGCCGCCGGCAACATTGCCGTCGAAGGCACGACGCTCGATATGGGCGGCCAGGATCACCAGTGGTGGCGTGAGGTACTGATCCGCCAGTTTGGCGGCGAGCCCTATACTGCTGACTATTCCAAGGTCACCTACAACAGCGATGCCGGCATCAAGGCGCTGAAATTCTACACCAGCCTGCAGACTGAAAAGAAGGTCGGTCAGACCGGCTTCATGGATGAGGGCCAGGCAGCCTTCCGCGGCGGCAAGGCGGCGATGACGATCGACGGCACCTTCCGCCTCGGCTCCTTCGGCAGCATCAAGGACTTCGAATGGGGCGTCACCGAGCTTCCCGCCAACGCTGACGGCGTGCGCTCCAACTATGCGAGCTATTTCGCCAACGGCATCGGCGCCAAGGTCTCCGGCGAAAAGCTTGAAGCCTCCAAGAAGTTCCTCGCTTACGTCACCTCGCCGGAAGCCATGAAGATCTGGCTCGGCACGGTTGGCGAACTTCCGGCTCGTCGCGAGGCTGCTCTCACCGACGAAAACCTCAAGAACCCGATCTATGCGCCGTTCCTGAAGGCACTCGCTTATTCGCACACTTCGCTCTTCGTGGATGAAGCCGGTCAGCGCCAGAACGCCATCGATATGGTCAACCGCGTTCTGCTTGAGGGCCAGTCGCCCGAGGATTCCCTTGCTCAGGCCGCAACCGCCGAGCAGGAAATCATCGACAACGCAAAGAGCAAATAA
- a CDS encoding sugar ABC transporter permease, protein MSSAPANTEGAAISRPAGSFWDRLTMRQKRLVWVWTFLALPILFYCVIRFYPTLQAFYLSFTNWNLMKPPKFIGVANYVKLYNDPQFWKVFRNTFTYLIIGTPLSLIISFVVAFFLDRVRFLHGLIRALYFLPFLTTAAAMAWVWRWFYQPAPIGVINDVLGMIGLPQQQFIRSVDQALPSIMVTSIWAGLGFQIIIFMAGLRAIPNTFYEAAKIDGLGEWPILWKITLPLLKPTTVFLVVFSSIGFLRIFDQVYNMTTNDPGGPLGSTKPLVLMIYQTAFSSYNMGYAAAQTVVLFAILLCVSLLQLWILRERK, encoded by the coding sequence ATGAGCTCCGCACCCGCGAATACGGAAGGGGCGGCTATCAGCCGTCCCGCCGGATCGTTCTGGGATCGGCTGACGATGCGCCAGAAACGCCTTGTCTGGGTCTGGACATTCCTGGCCCTGCCGATCCTGTTTTACTGCGTGATCCGCTTTTATCCGACGCTGCAGGCCTTCTACCTGTCGTTCACCAATTGGAATCTGATGAAACCGCCGAAATTCATCGGCGTCGCCAATTATGTGAAGCTCTATAACGACCCGCAGTTCTGGAAGGTTTTCCGCAATACTTTCACCTATCTCATCATCGGCACGCCGCTGAGCCTGATTATCTCTTTCGTCGTGGCCTTCTTTCTGGATCGCGTGCGTTTCCTGCACGGCCTGATCCGCGCACTCTATTTCCTGCCGTTCCTGACGACGGCGGCCGCCATGGCCTGGGTCTGGCGCTGGTTCTATCAGCCGGCCCCGATCGGAGTCATCAACGACGTGCTCGGCATGATCGGCCTGCCGCAGCAGCAGTTCATCCGCTCCGTAGATCAGGCGCTGCCGTCGATCATGGTGACCTCCATTTGGGCCGGCCTCGGCTTCCAGATCATCATCTTCATGGCCGGCCTTCGCGCCATCCCGAACACATTCTATGAGGCCGCGAAGATCGACGGTCTCGGCGAATGGCCGATCCTCTGGAAGATCACGCTGCCGCTCCTGAAGCCGACGACCGTCTTCCTCGTCGTCTTTTCTTCGATCGGCTTCCTGCGCATCTTCGACCAGGTCTACAACATGACGACCAACGATCCCGGTGGCCCGCTCGGATCGACCAAGCCACTGGTTCTCATGATCTATCAGACGGCCTTTTCATCCTACAACATGGGTTATGCAGCTGCGCAGACCGTCGTGCTCTTCGCAATCCTGCTCTGCGTCTCCCTGCTGCAGCTCTGGATACTGAGGGAACGCAAATGA
- a CDS encoding carbohydrate ABC transporter permease, with product MSAVTTNTAAPLPKANIRPGAIITWTLLFIGGLIMVSPLLFMFSTSLKTAGQVYDLRLIPAEPTLQNYITVLSDGRFMRWFLNSTIVACTVTLSNVFFDSLVGYTLAKFEFRGRYLIFLAILSTLMIPTEMLVIPWYLMSAQLGWLDSYWGIMFPGMMTAFGTFLMKQFFETVPNDFLEAARIDGLNEFQIWWKVAMPLVTPALSALAIFTFLGNWTAFFWPLIVTTSRELYTLPVGLSSFAVEQSIQWEMIMTGAALATLPTLLVFLVLQRYIVRGVMLAGLKG from the coding sequence ATGAGTGCCGTGACCACGAACACCGCGGCACCCTTGCCGAAAGCCAATATCCGCCCGGGCGCCATTATCACGTGGACGCTGCTTTTCATCGGCGGCCTCATCATGGTCTCGCCGCTGCTCTTCATGTTCTCGACCTCGCTGAAGACGGCAGGCCAGGTCTACGACCTGCGTCTCATCCCGGCCGAGCCAACGCTGCAGAACTACATCACCGTTCTCTCCGACGGTCGCTTCATGCGCTGGTTCCTGAACTCGACGATCGTTGCCTGCACGGTGACGCTCTCGAACGTCTTCTTCGACAGCCTTGTCGGCTATACGCTCGCCAAGTTCGAATTCCGCGGCCGTTACCTGATCTTCCTGGCGATCCTCTCGACGCTGATGATCCCGACGGAAATGCTCGTCATTCCCTGGTATCTGATGTCGGCACAGCTCGGCTGGCTGGACAGCTATTGGGGCATCATGTTCCCGGGCATGATGACCGCTTTCGGCACCTTCCTGATGAAGCAGTTCTTCGAGACGGTCCCGAACGATTTCCTCGAGGCTGCCCGCATCGATGGCCTGAACGAATTCCAGATCTGGTGGAAGGTGGCGATGCCGCTGGTCACACCGGCGCTGTCAGCGCTCGCCATCTTCACCTTCCTCGGCAACTGGACGGCCTTCTTCTGGCCGCTGATCGTCACCACCAGCCGCGAACTCTATACGCTGCCGGTTGGCCTCTCGAGCTTTGCCGTCGAGCAATCCATCCAATGGGAAATGATCATGACCGGTGCGGCACTCGCGACATTGCCGACGCTGCTCGTCTTCCTGGTGCTGCAGCGCTACATCGTGCGCGGCGTCATGCTGGCCGGTCTGAAGGGATAA
- the argH gene encoding argininosuccinate lyase, whose translation MTETNPRLADKSVFPDPVYKETVLKPLFDGAKTHHVDGFRRIDRAHLVMLVETGILDREQAGKIAAALEAIDRDINPQKLVYTGEVEDFFFLIEKELKARIGVDIAGRLHTARSRNDIDHTLFKLGLKERIDALMVKARTLLDAMIAAADWEKETLIVAYTHGQPAQPTTFGHYLSAAIEVLIRDIERFAEAREIVNLSPMGAAAITTSGFPIDRARVAELLGFAAPLRNSYSCIAAVDYTTSTYSAIELMFLHLGRLIQDFQFWTSFEVGQIYVPNALVQISSIMPQKRNPVPIEHMRHLASQTFGRARTVLDVMHNTPFTDMNDSEGETQGMGYEAFHSAGRVLDLLAAFVAQISIDPERVANNIRRSCITITELADSLVRLEGLSFRQAHEIAATVARAVVAKGGGLSDDGYGPFLVAFEELAGRKPGIDKAQFAEIVSPEHFVAVRARFGGPAPAPMADALAAYQEKAAAFAADAQENAAREAAAAEELQTRFTALMGAA comes from the coding sequence ATGACCGAAACCAATCCACGCCTTGCCGACAAGAGCGTCTTTCCTGACCCTGTCTACAAGGAAACGGTGCTGAAGCCGCTCTTCGATGGCGCCAAGACGCATCATGTCGACGGTTTCCGCCGCATCGACCGTGCCCATCTCGTCATGCTGGTTGAAACCGGCATTCTCGACCGCGAACAGGCCGGCAAGATCGCCGCCGCACTCGAAGCGATCGATCGCGACATCAACCCGCAAAAGCTCGTCTATACCGGCGAGGTCGAAGACTTCTTCTTCCTCATCGAGAAGGAGTTGAAGGCCCGCATCGGCGTCGATATCGCCGGTCGCCTGCACACTGCGCGCTCGCGCAACGACATTGACCACACGCTGTTCAAGCTCGGCCTGAAGGAGCGCATCGACGCTCTGATGGTCAAGGCGCGTACGCTCCTCGATGCCATGATTGCGGCAGCCGACTGGGAAAAGGAGACGTTGATCGTTGCCTATACGCACGGGCAGCCGGCCCAGCCGACAACCTTCGGCCATTATCTTTCGGCGGCGATCGAAGTGCTGATCCGCGATATCGAGCGCTTTGCCGAGGCGCGCGAGATCGTCAACCTGAGCCCCATGGGTGCTGCAGCGATCACCACGTCAGGCTTCCCGATCGATCGCGCCCGCGTCGCCGAACTGCTGGGCTTTGCCGCGCCGCTCCGCAATTCCTACAGCTGCATCGCCGCGGTCGACTACACAACCTCGACCTACAGTGCGATCGAGTTGATGTTTCTGCATCTCGGCCGCCTGATCCAGGATTTCCAGTTCTGGACGAGCTTCGAAGTGGGCCAGATCTATGTTCCCAATGCGCTGGTGCAGATCTCCTCGATCATGCCGCAGAAACGCAATCCGGTGCCGATCGAGCATATGCGCCATCTTGCAAGCCAGACCTTTGGTCGCGCCCGCACCGTGCTCGACGTCATGCACAATACGCCCTTCACCGACATGAACGACAGCGAAGGCGAAACGCAGGGCATGGGCTACGAGGCCTTCCATTCCGCCGGACGCGTGCTCGACCTGCTGGCAGCCTTCGTCGCGCAGATCAGCATCGATCCTGAGCGCGTGGCGAACAATATCCGCCGCTCCTGCATCACCATCACCGAACTCGCGGATTCGCTGGTCCGCCTCGAAGGATTGTCCTTCCGGCAGGCGCATGAGATTGCCGCAACGGTCGCCCGCGCCGTCGTCGCCAAGGGCGGCGGTCTTTCAGACGATGGCTATGGGCCTTTCCTCGTAGCTTTCGAGGAATTGGCCGGCCGCAAACCCGGCATCGACAAGGCACAATTTGCCGAGATCGTCTCGCCGGAACATTTCGTTGCCGTCCGCGCGCGCTTCGGCGGTCCCGCGCCGGCACCGATGGCGGATGCGCTTGCAGCCTACCAGGAAAAGGCTGCCGCATTCGCCGCAGATGCGCAGGAAAACGCAGCGCGCGAAGCCGCCGCTGCCGAGGAACTTCAAACCAGATTCACGGCATTGATGGGGGCCGCCTGA
- the ugpC gene encoding sn-glycerol-3-phosphate ABC transporter ATP-binding protein UgpC produces the protein MANIELQGLVKRYGKLDVVHGIDLAIADGEFVVFVGPSGCGKSTTLRMIAGLEDISGGTLKIGGEVVNEREPKQRNIAMVFQNYAIYPHMSVRQNIGFGLYTSKLSQVEKDKRIDETAQILGLTDYLARRPAALSGGQRQRVAIGRAMVRNPSAFLFDEPLSNLDAQLRTQMRIEIKRLHQRLGTTIVYVTHDQVEAMTMADRIVVMKDGHILQAGTPMDIYENPADVFTARFIGSPSMNLLPGTAAADGLRIGQGGPHLIGVRPHDLVIGEEAGVLSLSGTVTAVEPLGAETLVHFDVAGTSVIATAPGKVIPAVGSAVTAHATSGALYVFDAKTEKALGRQ, from the coding sequence ATGGCAAATATCGAACTGCAGGGGCTCGTCAAACGCTACGGCAAGCTGGATGTCGTCCACGGCATCGATCTTGCGATCGCCGACGGCGAGTTCGTCGTCTTCGTCGGCCCGTCCGGCTGCGGAAAATCCACGACGCTGCGCATGATCGCCGGTCTGGAAGACATATCCGGCGGCACGCTGAAAATCGGCGGCGAGGTGGTCAACGAACGCGAGCCGAAACAGCGCAATATCGCCATGGTGTTTCAGAACTACGCCATCTATCCGCATATGAGCGTACGCCAGAATATTGGTTTCGGCCTTTACACCTCGAAGCTGTCGCAGGTGGAAAAAGACAAGCGCATCGACGAGACGGCGCAGATCCTCGGCCTGACCGATTATCTCGCTCGCCGCCCCGCAGCACTGTCAGGCGGCCAGCGCCAGCGCGTCGCGATCGGCCGCGCCATGGTCCGCAATCCCTCAGCCTTTCTCTTCGATGAGCCGCTGTCGAATCTCGACGCCCAGCTTCGCACCCAGATGCGCATCGAGATCAAGCGCCTGCACCAGCGGCTCGGCACGACAATCGTCTATGTCACGCACGATCAGGTGGAGGCCATGACCATGGCTGACCGCATCGTTGTCATGAAGGACGGCCACATCCTGCAGGCGGGAACGCCGATGGATATCTACGAGAACCCCGCCGATGTCTTTACCGCACGCTTCATCGGCAGCCCGTCGATGAACCTGCTTCCGGGCACGGCGGCAGCCGATGGTCTGCGCATCGGGCAGGGCGGTCCCCATCTGATCGGCGTACGCCCGCATGATCTTGTCATTGGCGAGGAAGCCGGCGTTCTGTCGCTCTCGGGCACGGTGACGGCCGTCGAGCCGCTCGGCGCCGAAACGCTGGTGCATTTCGATGTCGCCGGAACATCGGTGATTGCTACGGCCCCCGGTAAGGTGATACCGGCCGTCGGAAGCGCGGTGACTGCCCATGCAACGTCAGGTGCTCTCTATGTTTTCGATGCAAAAACGGAAAAGGCCCTCGGGCGCCAATGA
- a CDS encoding sugar kinase, with product MTSDSDIRSAVLSIGRTYCDLIFTGLETMPVLGRELFADDLRIAAGGGAFIMAAYSAHIGRKTALLSRLGTDGLSNGLAGELQASGVDLRFLDRAVDAGPQVTVAINNGEERAFLSRRAGSAEPATLKEALAWSEARHLHIAEFATLAEIPHLIAKARENGLTVSLDPSWDEALIYQQDFLDRCEGIDLFLPNVEEAIAITGRSDPTEALDRLAERFPAVALKAGAGGAYFAAASVRLHQNAPTVKVVDTTGAGDAFNAGLIHAWLGGASADICLREGIAMGSLAVQAAGGAAILPSR from the coding sequence ATGACATCTGACAGTGACATCCGATCGGCGGTGCTCAGCATTGGCCGGACCTACTGCGACCTGATTTTCACAGGTCTGGAGACTATGCCCGTTCTCGGGCGCGAGCTCTTTGCTGATGACCTGCGCATTGCCGCAGGCGGCGGCGCTTTCATCATGGCCGCTTATTCCGCCCATATCGGCCGCAAGACCGCCTTGCTCTCCCGCCTCGGAACGGACGGACTTTCCAACGGTCTGGCGGGCGAACTGCAGGCAAGTGGGGTCGATCTGCGCTTTCTCGACCGGGCGGTCGACGCTGGTCCGCAGGTTACCGTCGCCATCAACAATGGCGAGGAACGCGCCTTTCTGTCGCGCCGCGCTGGCAGCGCTGAACCTGCAACGCTCAAAGAGGCGCTTGCCTGGAGCGAGGCGCGTCACCTGCACATCGCCGAATTCGCAACCCTTGCGGAAATCCCCCACTTGATTGCGAAAGCCAGGGAAAACGGGCTTACGGTATCGCTCGACCCGAGCTGGGATGAGGCCCTGATCTACCAGCAGGATTTCCTCGATCGCTGCGAAGGCATTGATCTCTTCCTTCCCAATGTCGAGGAAGCCATAGCGATTACCGGACGTTCCGATCCGACAGAAGCACTCGACAGGCTCGCCGAGCGCTTCCCGGCCGTCGCGCTGAAAGCAGGCGCCGGCGGTGCTTATTTCGCGGCCGCCAGCGTCCGGCTCCATCAGAATGCTCCCACCGTCAAGGTCGTGGATACGACGGGAGCAGGGGATGCCTTCAATGCCGGGCTCATCCATGCCTGGCTTGGCGGCGCGAGTGCCGATATCTGCCTGCGCGAAGGCATTGCCATGGGCAGCCTGGCGGTTCAGGCTGCGGGCGGCGCTGCGATCCTTCCCTCACGCTAG
- a CDS encoding efflux RND transporter periplasmic adaptor subunit yields MDNLEAGKETGSKNGANADLAAVLAAGRQSRGRRWRGRLIALVLLILAAAAAAYFYTGRSRSEISYTTQPVKRGDLTVLVTATGSVQPTQQVDISSELSGTMREVNVDYNSAVKAGDILAELDTNKLEADVKSSRAKLNSAKANVVKANADMQSAATSLDRLKSLVKSNVSTQQSLDDATYKYDSAVAAKDINEAEVLASEADLQLAEVNLGKAKIVAPIDGVILTRSVDPGATVAASLSAPVLFTIAGDLKKMELQVDVDEADVGQIAVGQKAKFTVDAYPDRTFPAVIEQIRFASQVVNNVVTYKAVLSVDNADLLLRPGMTATSDITVEAVKDTLMVPNAALRYAPPQAEGRGGRGIFSLFRPPRPLRSGGGGDAKLTGTQRRVWVLRNGHPAAVVIQVGSSDGQFTQVTSGELTEKDAIITDTATRTN; encoded by the coding sequence ATGGACAATCTGGAGGCTGGTAAAGAGACCGGTTCCAAAAATGGCGCAAACGCCGATCTTGCTGCCGTGCTGGCCGCTGGCCGGCAGAGCAGGGGCCGGCGCTGGCGCGGACGCCTGATCGCGCTGGTGCTCCTAATCCTCGCCGCAGCCGCTGCAGCCTATTTCTACACGGGCCGCAGCCGTTCCGAGATCAGCTACACGACCCAGCCTGTCAAGCGAGGCGATCTTACAGTGCTTGTCACTGCTACAGGTTCGGTCCAGCCGACCCAGCAAGTCGATATATCGAGCGAATTGTCGGGCACGATGCGTGAGGTCAATGTCGACTACAACAGCGCAGTGAAGGCAGGCGATATTCTGGCTGAACTCGATACGAACAAGCTGGAGGCAGACGTCAAGAGCTCGCGCGCCAAGCTCAACTCGGCAAAGGCAAATGTGGTCAAGGCGAATGCCGATATGCAATCGGCCGCGACCTCGCTCGACCGCCTGAAGAGCCTCGTCAAGAGCAACGTCTCCACGCAGCAGAGCCTTGACGACGCGACCTATAAATATGACTCGGCTGTCGCCGCCAAGGATATCAACGAGGCCGAGGTCCTGGCCTCGGAGGCGGACCTGCAGCTTGCCGAGGTCAATCTTGGCAAGGCGAAGATCGTCGCACCGATCGATGGCGTGATCCTGACCCGCTCGGTGGATCCGGGTGCGACCGTTGCTGCCTCGCTGTCGGCGCCCGTGCTTTTCACCATTGCCGGCGATCTCAAGAAGATGGAGCTGCAGGTGGATGTCGACGAAGCCGATGTCGGCCAGATCGCCGTCGGCCAGAAGGCAAAGTTCACAGTCGACGCCTATCCCGACCGCACCTTCCCGGCCGTCATCGAGCAGATCCGCTTTGCCTCTCAGGTGGTCAACAATGTCGTCACCTACAAGGCGGTGCTTTCGGTCGATAACGCCGACTTGCTTCTGCGCCCCGGCATGACGGCGACCTCCGATATCACCGTGGAAGCCGTAAAGGACACGCTGATGGTCCCGAACGCGGCCCTGCGTTACGCTCCGCCGCAGGCAGAAGGCCGTGGCGGCCGTGGTATCTTCAGCCTGTTCCGCCCGCCGCGTCCGCTCCGCAGCGGTGGTGGCGGTGATGCCAAACTGACCGGCACGCAGCGCCGGGTCTGGGTGCTGCGCAACGGCCATCCCGCAGCCGTCGTGATCCAGGTTGGCTCCTCGGATGGCCAGTTCACGCAGGTCACCTCGGGCGAGCTTACCGAAAAGGATGCGATCATCACCGATACCGCGACGCGGACGAACTGA
- a CDS encoding ABC transporter ATP-binding protein: protein MERPPLLEFRQVSKIYGEGAAAIRALDHVDLSIRTHEFVAIMGPSGSGKSTAMNILGCLDVPTSGDYVFQGISTGGFDRSQLTLLRRHMLGFVFQGFNLLSRTSAVENVELPLIYRGMAVGERRKRARQALGLVGLSGREHHKTQELSGGQQQRVAIARAIVTEPALLLADEPTGNLDTKTSIEIMDLMTRLNREQGITIVMVTHEPDIAAYAGRLLRFVDGKLETEVEHQRRAEHVL, encoded by the coding sequence ATGGAACGCCCGCCGCTTCTGGAATTCAGGCAGGTCTCGAAGATTTACGGCGAGGGTGCTGCGGCAATCCGCGCGCTCGACCACGTGGATCTTTCAATCCGCACCCATGAATTTGTCGCCATCATGGGACCGTCCGGTTCCGGCAAGTCGACGGCGATGAACATACTCGGCTGCCTCGATGTGCCGACCTCAGGCGACTATGTTTTCCAGGGCATTTCGACCGGCGGCTTTGACCGCAGCCAGCTGACGCTGCTGCGCCGGCATATGCTGGGTTTCGTCTTCCAGGGTTTCAATCTGCTGTCGCGCACCTCGGCGGTCGAGAATGTCGAATTGCCGCTGATCTATCGCGGCATGGCGGTCGGCGAGCGGCGCAAGCGGGCGAGGCAAGCGCTCGGCCTCGTCGGCTTGTCGGGCAGGGAACATCACAAGACGCAGGAACTCTCCGGCGGCCAGCAGCAGCGTGTGGCAATCGCCCGCGCTATCGTCACCGAGCCAGCCTTGCTGCTCGCCGATGAGCCGACCGGCAACCTCGATACCAAGACCAGCATCGAGATCATGGACCTGATGACGCGGCTGAACCGCGAACAGGGCATCACCATCGTCATGGTCACGCACGAGCCTGATATTGCTGCCTATGCAGGGCGCTTGTTGCGTTTCGTCGACGGCAAGCTGGAAACCGAAGTAGAGCATCAGCGGAGGGCGGAACATGTTCTTTGA